A section of the Rhodothermales bacterium genome encodes:
- a CDS encoding succinate dehydrogenase/fumarate reductase iron-sulfur subunit → MARATFNIWRTDAAGGRFETYETEVSEGMVVLDAVHQIQMESAQDLAVRWNCKAGKCGSCSAEVNGKPRLMCMTRLSEINLEKPVTVEPMKAFPLVKDLVTDVSVNYRVKKRIKKFSPRPPDNEDGSWLMDQADVDRVQEFRKCIECFLCQDVCHVLREHHLHEDFIGPRHLVYTAALEMHPLDTEDRLGDLKETDGIGYCNITKCCTNVCPEGITITDNAIIPLKERVVDEFYDPIKRLFRVLKK, encoded by the coding sequence ATGGCAAGAGCGACGTTCAACATCTGGCGCACGGACGCCGCCGGCGGGCGATTCGAGACGTACGAAACCGAGGTTTCGGAAGGGATGGTGGTACTCGACGCCGTCCATCAGATCCAGATGGAATCCGCCCAGGACCTCGCCGTCCGGTGGAACTGCAAGGCCGGCAAGTGCGGATCATGCTCGGCCGAGGTGAACGGGAAGCCGCGGCTCATGTGTATGACGCGCCTTAGCGAGATCAACCTGGAGAAGCCGGTTACCGTCGAGCCGATGAAAGCCTTCCCGCTGGTGAAGGATCTGGTGACGGATGTGTCCGTAAATTACCGGGTGAAGAAGCGGATCAAAAAGTTCAGCCCGCGGCCGCCCGACAACGAAGACGGGTCGTGGCTGATGGATCAGGCGGATGTCGACCGAGTGCAGGAATTTCGCAAGTGCATTGAGTGTTTCCTGTGCCAGGATGTCTGCCACGTGTTACGTGAGCATCACCTGCACGAGGATTTTATCGGGCCGCGCCACCTCGTGTACACGGCCGCGCTGGAGATGCACCCGCTCGACACCGAAGACCGGCTCGGCGATTTGAAAGAAACCGACGGCATCGGATATTGCAACATCACGAAGTGTTGCACGAACGTGTGCCCGGAAGGCATCACGATTACCGACAACGCCATCATCCCCCTGAAGGAGCGTGTGGTCGACGAGTTTTACGACCCGATCAAGCGGCTTTTCCGGGTACTTAAAAAGTGA